Proteins encoded in a region of the Candidatus Cloacimonadota bacterium genome:
- a CDS encoding RNA methyltransferase has protein sequence MKYIASFSKEKFQNFSFDAQIKTLTKLLKELEIHLPDAESRNHLLAQIRYLAPLVREELPSRMQELIAHLPEDPHRLLRVLALYHDDALVKDDQIIIRTSDGSTWVDPGKAAFAAQVKVVADNLRSVYNVGSLFRVCDCLGVGELILCGISPDPGHPNMAKTALGTTSKVKWSKRDNTAEAIRELKSKGYSIYGLETAEPSDSVFEADFCIPLALVVGNEALGIDPAVLRICDRIVYLPVLGWKNSLNVGVATSITLYQIIFGGKSGD, from the coding sequence GTGAAGTACATCGCCAGTTTTAGCAAAGAGAAGTTCCAAAATTTCAGCTTCGACGCTCAGATAAAGACTCTGACAAAGCTACTGAAAGAATTAGAGATACATCTACCAGATGCTGAAAGCCGCAATCATCTGCTTGCTCAGATAAGGTATCTGGCTCCATTAGTGCGTGAGGAACTGCCCTCAAGGATGCAAGAGCTTATCGCACACCTTCCCGAGGATCCACATCGCCTGTTAAGAGTACTTGCTCTATATCATGACGATGCCTTGGTGAAGGATGATCAGATCATCATCCGCACATCTGACGGCTCCACTTGGGTAGATCCTGGTAAAGCAGCTTTTGCGGCACAGGTAAAGGTAGTAGCAGATAATCTTCGCAGTGTCTACAATGTGGGATCCCTGTTCCGTGTATGTGACTGTTTGGGTGTGGGAGAATTGATTCTATGCGGCATCAGTCCCGATCCGGGGCATCCCAACATGGCAAAGACGGCATTGGGGACAACTTCCAAGGTAAAATGGTCAAAGCGGGATAATACTGCTGAAGCTATTAGGGAGCTAAAGTCAAAAGGATATAGCATTTATGGGCTGGAAACGGCTGAACCATCGGACTCTGTATTTGAAGCAGATTTCTGTATTCCTCTGGCCTTGGTGGTGGGCAATGAAGCTTTGGGCATAGATCCTGCAGTATTACGCATCTGTGACAGGATTGTATATCTACCAGTGTTAGGATGGAAAAACTCCCTCAATGTTGGTGTAGCTACATCAATAACCCTGTATCAAATCATCTTTGGAGGCAAGAGTGGAGATTAA
- a CDS encoding HAD family hydrolase yields the protein MIARDIKRAVFLDRDGTISPDKFGYIKDPAAYHLYPDTTKALKILQDMGFLIFIVTNQSGIARGYLNLNQLAAVHQKMLDLLAEGGVKPDGIYFSPYYKEGIVEPYNVHHEDRKPGIGMFRQARSEHPFDPSQSFMIGDRSSDIGFAKNAVMKSILLLTGNGQDEFESMLDSCSKLCPDFICENILCASEMIQRFYS from the coding sequence GTGATAGCAAGAGATATTAAACGCGCCGTTTTCTTGGATAGAGATGGCACCATCAGCCCAGATAAGTTCGGTTACATCAAAGACCCCGCGGCTTATCACCTTTACCCTGATACTACAAAGGCGTTGAAGATACTGCAAGATATGGGTTTTCTCATCTTTATAGTAACAAATCAAAGTGGGATTGCCCGGGGATACCTGAATCTGAACCAACTGGCGGCTGTGCATCAGAAGATGCTGGATCTTCTGGCAGAAGGCGGAGTGAAGCCCGATGGGATATACTTTTCTCCCTACTACAAAGAAGGTATTGTAGAACCCTATAACGTTCATCATGAAGACCGCAAACCGGGAATCGGGATGTTTCGCCAGGCACGAAGTGAACATCCATTTGATCCTTCCCAGTCATTCATGATCGGCGACCGCTCCTCAGACATCGGTTTCGCCAAAAACGCAGTTATGAAAAGCATCCTCCTGCTTACCGGGAATGGGCAGGATGAGTTTGAAAGTATGTTGGATAGCTGTAGCAAGCTTTGTCCAGATTTCATCTGTGAAAACATACTCTGTGCCTCAGAGATGATCCAGCGTTTCTACTCGTGA